A stretch of the Medicago truncatula cultivar Jemalong A17 chromosome 5, MtrunA17r5.0-ANR, whole genome shotgun sequence genome encodes the following:
- the LOC11426436 gene encoding probable protein phosphatase 2C 80 yields MLCVTNLSKLNASIFGCIGKTIVTRKQQSVPVTRFNKPVLSLSSLCSRSFLSNSSNFYSSNNVGARKLMASSPSNAILGDVYVDDLISSYSSVQDFTKHAGVYFKERTHKGFVRGSLSLRRPQQVLYGPLNFGRSTFDASWRIQNSGLLHGPWTKNFSASYSACCLAGAAHDLSFDTSPPDEKLENSSTLANITTLDRKPLKMLSGSCYLPHPDKVATGGEDAHFICEDEQAIGVADGVGGWADVGVNAGLYAQELVANSARAIREEPKGSFNPVRVLEKAHSKTKAMGSSTVCIIALIDEALNAINLGDSGFIVIRDGSVIFKSPVQQRGFNFPYQLARSGTEGDLPSSGEVFTVPVAPGDIIVAGTDGLFDNMYNNDIVGVVVGATRARLGPQATAQKIAALARQRALDTKRQSPFSAAALEYGYRFDGGKLDDLTVVVSYISNSVNE; encoded by the exons ATGCTATGTGTTACGAATCTCTCAAAGCTGAATGCTTCGATTTTCGGTTGCATTGGCAAAACAATAGTAACAAGGAAACAACAGAGTGTGCCAGTAACAAGGTTTAATAAACCTGTTTTGTCTCTTTCTTCGTTGTGTTCGAGATCTTTTTTATCCAATTCAAGTAATTTCTATTCAAGCAATAACGTTGGTGCAAGAAAATTAATGGCTTCTTCACCTTCCAATGCTATTCTGggagatgtttatgttgatgatttaatcTCGAGTTATAGCAGTGTTCAAGATTTCACAAAGCATGCTGGTGTATACTTCAAGGAAAGAACCCATAAAGGGTTCGTGCGAGGTAGTTTGAGTTTGAGAAGACCGCAACAGGTTTTGTATGGTCCTTTGAATTTCGGGCGATCCACTTTTGATGCTAGTTGGAGGATTCAGAATTCGGGTTTGCTTCATGGACCGTGGACAAAGAATTTCTCGGCATCTTATTCTGCTTGCTGTTTGGCTGGTGCTGCACACGATCTTTCGTTTGATACCAGCCCTCCTGATGAAAAACTGGAAAACTCCTCCACTTTGGCTAACAT AACTACTCTTGATCGCAAGCCCTTGAAGATGTTATCAGGATCATGTTACCTACCACATCCAGATAAGGTGGCGACTGGAGGAGAGGATGCTCATTTTATTTGTGAAGATGAACAAGCAATTGGTGTTGCAGATGGTGTTGGTGGCTGGGCAGATGTTGGTGTTAATGCAGGACTGTATGCCCAGGAACTTGTAGCCAATTCCGCAAGAGCAATTCGAGAGGAACCCAAAGGTTCTTTTAATCCAGTAAGGGTGTTAGAGAAGGCTCACTCAAAAACAAAGGCAATGGGTTCCTCAACTGTCTGTATCATTGCTCTTATCGATGAG GCACTAAATGCTATTAATTTGGGTGATAGTGGATTCATTGTGATAAGAGATGGGAGCGTCATTTTCAAGTCCCCTGTTCAACAACGCGGGTTCAATTTCCCATATCAATTGGCAAGGAGCGGTACTGAAGGTGATCTACCTAGCTCTGGCGAG GTTTTTACAGTACCTGTCGCTCCAGGAGATATCATTGTTGCTGGAACAGATGGTTTATTTGACAACATGTACAACAATGATATCGTTGGAGTGGTTGTAGGTGCAACTAGAGCTAGATTAGGACCACAAGCAACTGCTCAGAAGATAGCAGCATTGGCTCGTCAGCGAGCTCTTGACACGAAAAGGCAGTCACCATTTTCAGCTGCTGCTCTCGAGTATGGATACCGATTTGATGGCGGCAAACTTGATGACTTAACAGTTGTCGTGTCTTACATATCCAACTCAGTCAATGAGTGA